The following proteins are co-located in the Eublepharis macularius isolate TG4126 chromosome 5, MPM_Emac_v1.0, whole genome shotgun sequence genome:
- the SLC32A1 gene encoding vesicular inhibitory amino acid transporter yields MATLIRSKISNVATSVSNKSQAKVSGMFARMGFQAATDEEAVGFAHCDDLDFEHRQGLQMDILKSEGSDEGGEPPLEGDIHYQRDGTGPLPPSSSKDEGVCSELSGQGKPKITAWEAGWNVTNAIQGMFVLGLPYAILHGGYLGLFLIIFAAVVCCYTGKILIACLYEENEDGEVVRVRDSYVDIANACCTPRFPSLGGRIVNVAQIIELVMTCILYVVVSGNLMYNSFPNLPVSQKSWSIIATAVLLPCAFLKNLKAVSKFSLLCTLAHFVINVLVIAYCLSRARDWAWDKVKFYIDVKKFPISIGIIVFSYTSQIFLPSLEGNMQNPKEFHCMMNWTHIAACILKGLFALVAYLTWADETKEVITDNLPSTIRAVVNLFLVAKALLSYPLPFFAAVEVLERSLFQDGSRAFFPNCYGGDGRLKSWGLTLRCALVVFTLLMAIYVPHFALLMGLTGSLTGAGLCFLLPSLFHLKLLWRKLLWHHVFFDVAIFVIGGICSVSGFIHSLEGLIEAFRTNSED; encoded by the exons ATGGCGACGCTCATCCGCAGCAAGATCTCCAATGTGGCCACCTCGGTTTCCAACAAGTCCCAGGCGAAAGTCAGCGGCATGTTCGCCCGCATGGGCTTCCAGGCGGCTACGGACGAAGAGGCGGTGGGCTTTGCCCACTGCGACGACCTGGATTTCGAGCACCGGCAAGGGCTGCAGATGGACATCTTGAAATCCGAGGGCAGCGACGAAGGAGGGGAGCCGCCCTTGGAAGGGGACATCCACTACCAGCGGGACGGCACGGGgcccctgcccccctccagcTCCAAGGACGAGGGGGTGTGCTCCGAGCTGTCCGGCCAAGGAAAGCCCAAGATCACAGCCTGGGAGGCCGGCTGGAATGTCACCAACGCCATCCAG GGGATGTTTGTTCTCGGCCTGCCCTATGCTATTCTTCATGGCGGATACCTAGGactctttttaattatttttgcagCAGTGGTTTGCTGTTATACTGGGAAAATCCTTATTGCCTGTCTTTACGAAGAGAATGAAGATGGGGAGGTAGTCAGGGTGAGAGACTCCTATGTGGACATTGCTAATGCTTGCTGCACTCCCAGGTTTCCCTCGCTTGGGGGCAGGATTGTGAATGTGGCTCAGATCATAGAGTTGGTCATGACCTGTATTCTCTATGTGGTGGTCAGTGGAAACCTGATGTACAACAGCTTCCCTAACTTGCCAGTCTCCCAGAAATCCTGGTCCATCATTGCCACCGCAGTTCTcctgccttgtgctttcttgAAGAACCTCAAGGCCGTCTCCAAGTTCAGCTTGCTCTGCACCTTGGCCCATTTTGTGATCAACGTTTTGGTGATTGCCTACTGCCTCTCCAGAGCCCGTGACTGGGCATGGGACAAAGTCAAGTTTTACATCGATGTGAAGAAGTTCCCCATCTCCATTGGCATCATCGTCTTCAGCTACACCTCGCAGATCTTTCTGCCTTCCTTGGAAGGGAATATGCAGAACCCCAAGGAGTTCCACTGCATGATGAACTGGACTCACATAGCTGCTTGCATCCTGAAGGGTCTCTTTGCCTTGGTGGCTTATCTGACCTGGGCGGATGAGACAAAAGAAGTCATCACAGACAACCTGCCGTCTACCATTAGGGCTGTGGTTAACCTTTTCTTGGTGGCCAAAGCCTTGCTCTCCTATCCGCTGCCCTTCTTTGCGGCTGTGGAAGTTCTGGAAAGATCCCTTTTCCAGGATGGAAGCAGGGCCTTCTTCCCTAACTGCTACGGGGGTGATGGGAGGCTCAAATCCTGGGGGCTCACCCTCAGGTGTGCCCTAGTCGTTTTCACATTGTTGATGGCCATCTATGTCCCCCACTTTGCCCTTTTGATGGGCCTCACAGGGAGCCTCACTGGTGCAGGCCTCTGTTTCCTCCTTCCCAGCCTCTTCCACCTCAAGCTCTTGTGGAGGAAGCTGTTGTGGCACCATGTCTTCTTCGATGTGGCCATTTTTGTAATAGGTGGTATATGCAGTGTGTCTGGGTTCATTCATTCTTTAGAAGGTCTCATTGAGGCTTTTAGAACCAATTCGGAAGACTAA